ACCAGGCCGCGCAGGGTTCCAGTTCCCCAGGGACCCGCCTCGTCAACCCCGCCCCTTCGAACCTGCTAATCCCCGCCCCGTAGGCCGAGCTCGGCGTCCCCAAGCCCCGCCTATCTCGGGAAGCCCCGCCCTCCCAGAGCCCCGCCCGTCCCCTGTCACCACCCACTCCAGCACCCTTCTCGCCCCGGGGGAGACGCCGGGGGCTGTTCCCAGCTTCTCAGCCCCTAGGCTTCTCCGGCCCTTCAGCACCGCTCCCTGGCCGTAGGGAATGAGAGCAAGCAGACCGGGAACTTGTGTGTAGAATTGCAGAGAGAAGCTGTAGAAAAAACGTTTTAGATGCCccccaacacacagacacacagacacagacacacacagacacacacacacacgcgcgcagaGCGCAGCAACCGTTTGGATGTGCGGACTTCCCGGGCCCCTGCGATCCTGTCCAAATGAGGTTGGCCTGAGCGCCCCCAGTTTGGGAGTCACCCTACGGTCTGGGCGCGCTTGAACCCGGCGACCTGGGGTGGAGGGCCCTCTAGTGGTCGGCTCCAATTAGAGGCAAGTGGAGTCCGTTCTTGTGAACAGATGAGGACAAGCAGCACTACCCTGTGCCCAGCACCGAGGCGGAGTTCAACAGGCCCAAGAAAAGCTTTGGCGAAGTCTGACCACATGGATTCTAGAACAGTCGCAAGACTGGGCCCGGGGACCTAGTCCAATGCCTTCCCCCAGCAAACGGCCTGAATCCCCTTTGGTTGTACTGCTAGGTTGTTACCCTGCCTAGGCCTCCAATAACTGGTTGCTCAGTTCAGCTGATTAAAATCCCTGTGGGCCTCAGATGGCATCAGCACCACGGACTCTGGCATAGTCCCCAGCTCTAGCAGGAGCCGCTACCACCCtagcctcagttttttcctatGTTTCTTATAGGCTGGACTCTTGACAAACTCCACAAGACACATCTTTTTTCATATTACCCTGGTGGCCCGAAATTACCAGTGTGCCCAGAAGACTTGTACATGAGAACAAAACTTAAGCCACTTTAGCAAATATGAGACTGGTCACTGCAGGAACCCGGCCAGAGGCAGACCAAGGGCAAAGCCAGCAGAGGAAGGCTGGGGCCCACAAGAGTTGTGTTACAACAGGACACTCTAGTCCTCTTTCACTTCCTTAAAATAGCAGCACAGAGGCTTTTGAAGAGGAGGCTGCCACAGTTCACACGAGTTCATGGGTGTTTCCAAATCCCACGTTAACCCCCTAGAGGACCCACAGCCACCCCCCTATGCTAGTCTGTTCTTTAGAACTAtacaattacttttttaaaaatcactttaacaGAAACGATATAAATGACACCTACTgcaaacaaatttatggttaccaaagggaaaggaggggagggataaattaggagtttgggattagcagatacaaactactatatataaaatagataaacaacaaggttctactgtatagcacaggggactagattctataacttgtaataacctataatggaaaagaatctgaaaaagtatatatgtgtaactgaatcattttactatacacctgaaactaacacaatactgtaaatcagctatacttcactttttttttaaatggtgtatGTAAGTCACTGACTTTCCGGCTTACTCACACGTTGGAACCACTTTGGGAGAGGGGGCTTAAGGAATACAGTACTGTCTGGGCCCACCTCCAGAGGCTCTAATTTAATAGTCTGGGAGTACGACCTGgcattaggatttttaaaagctcctcaggTGGTTCTTAGGTGCAGTCAAGTTTAAAAACCACTGGCCTAGGTCTTAGGAACTTCATTCCTCACTAAAATCCAACAAGAGACCCACCATTGAAAAATTTATCTAACAGAAACCCAAGAAGTATTCATgggcctgcatgtccagccctggctcccaggaAACAAAATGGTCCATCAACAGAAGCTTCCTGGAGAAAATATCTCGACTTAAAAAAGTGATTCTAGCTGCAGGAATTTAAGACACTAGAGTGGGTTGTTAGTGGTAGTGGCAGGTGTGCCCTGCAGAACTGTCAAATCAAAGCCTATCACAGATGAAAGGCAGACAGCACGTTACCGGCTAGCTCTCTGCACCTCTAACGGTACTGTGTGCAGGACCTTCGCATAGTTCCACTCACTGAGAATTCCCCCACTACTTTCCTCTGTGAGGCAGCCCAGTCCTTTTCTCTGTGAAACAGATAATGTTATGTTACCCATGCGGCAGCTGATGTCCCCAAACCCATGGAGTCCccatgtttatttattcataccTGCCTCATTCCTGAATGGATTGGGGCTCTCAGTGAGAATGTTACTGCTGATTTTCTTCcctaaagtataaaatattctttgatttaTAGAGTGCATTTCTGACCCAGATGATGGTTCTTTTACAGACCAATAAAATGCTTGAACATTTTTACAACTAAAGTGTAACTGAATCTGGATTTCTGATATCTTGTCATTTGGGGGATTTTATTTGCCTCTGTTGCTTTAAAATTCAAGGCAGAGAAGTTGTTGACTGTAGGAGAAATAAAGTGAATTcaaattttgtgttaaaaaaaatcactttggtaGAACGGTGGGTAACTGCACTTTCTCCATGGGGGTGAGTAATTCCATTCTGCCAAGGACCTCCTCAAatgctatgggaaaaaaaaaagaacaaaaatcctCTCTTCCTGCCTATGGTCCCAGCCGGGGCTTGAAAGAATCAAGAAAGCAGCTGCAAACACACAGAGCAAACCCTCTCATGTGACCAACCTGGAAAGAAAGAGGCCTCCGCACATGACACAGACTGGCACCCCCAGGCTGCAGTAGATGAACGCATGGGAAAGTTTGAAGAAGTCCCTCTGGATGGGCACAgctgccctctgtcccctggcCACATGGCATGCCTGCTGCGGCGGGGTGTCCTGTGCAGGCTATCCACTGGCTTTCATCCAGATTCCAGAATATTTAACGAGGGCCTCAGGGTGTTGGGGCTTGTTCACATTAAACCCAAGCACATGCAGCGCTCCCTGAAACGTCTATGCTGCGGGTATTTAGGCAAATATAATATGAGGAGGTTTATTTGCTTAGTGTcagttttattgtatttcaagcaagaaggaagaagcaggggATAGTAAGGCAAGATGAGGCTAGAAGTGGGGACCTCACTCTTCAGCTGGTTTTCTGGAGGAAGTAGCTGTTGAAAGGTCTATAGGAAGGTCTTGTGCAGACATGAAACTTGCTAAAGGGATAGACCATTGTTTTTAGGCTGAAATGATGAATGTATTGCTTATAAAGGGTTGGGTGAACAAACATATACATCTGCTGCTTCCTTGGACAATGGAAAAGCTATGGGATTTGCAGCACTTTCTAgctctgtctttcattttttgtagtttttttacTTTGAATGGCTCACCTGAaccctcctcatctgtaaagacTTGTCCTGCATCTCATAAGGGTGCAAGGAGATGTAACATAGGGGCGGACACTTTGTAACTGGAAAGTTGTCTTTAAAGGTACTGTTTTCACTTTACTATTACacccacctagcttgttggaggGGCAGAACCAGGGGAAATGGAGATTAGACATCAATAAGAAATAGTATTTTAGTTGGGCAGTGAAGAACAAAAAGACTATCAACAAGCAtttgtgaaagaggaaaaagctTGAACAAAGGCCAGAGGAGAGAAAAGCCAGGAGTATTAGGAGGTGCTTTACCTTTCTagtgggagggtggggatggggagggttaGAGAAAATGTTAGTCAAGAAAAGGCTGGAAGTAAGCTGGATCAGAGCGTGGAAGGCTTTGAGTGCCAGGAGGTTTGGATGGGTAATGGAAGTTGTTGAAAATTCCTGAGTGACAGACTGTTATCTAAGCTCTTGCAAGACACCCATAACAGTACCATCTGGGAAAGGATGTATCTGTATTCCCACTTCCAGACCGCACCCCTGGATGTGATTAGAGGGATATATTTTGCAAAGGGGCTGTGGTCTCAGTGTCCTGGAGGGCAGCACGCacggctgccctccctcccagccatAGTGCATCACTCCAGAGGCTCCTTTCTCTTGGTCTGGAGTTTGTAAATGATCTGGTTTCCATCATTCCAGGCATAGAGCTGCTTATCTCTGGGGTTGTAATGGATCATGGAGTGACTTCTCGGCCGCCGGGGGAAGAACAAGTTGGGCAGATTCTCCTCACTGACCGTGCCCAGTGTATCATAGACACAGGTGATGCGATGTGGGCCTTGGCCACCCAAACTGTAGACCACATAGAGGACCCCACACAAGAGGAACGCAGCTTCAGCATCCTGGCTTCTGCACGGAGTGTCCCATGAGTGCTCCATTCCCAGCGTGTCGGGCTCAATTTTTGTGAGAACCAAATGGCTCTGGATGCCTGGCCCTGAGTGGATGGCCCAGAGCCCGTGCTCATCCACAGCCAGGTCGATGAAAGTCGATGGGGAGTGCTGGTAGACCAGggctctccccgcccctcctgaAAGCAGCATTCGATCTTCCACGGTTCTCTTTTGCAGGTTATATTTGATGATCTCATTGCGAGTCCCTTGGCTGTGAAAAAATAGGAAACCTTTGTAGACCACTTGGCCTGTTCCCTGCCAGGAATGTGTTAGGAGCAGCTTCCGGGGGCCTGGCTTGGTGCTGTCCTCCATGAATGCCCGTATGTTGGCAAATTCCCAAACAGTGTTGTTTCTGGATCCAattaagaaataaacctttggAGAGTCGCTGACAGCATCTTTCATCCAAGAGCCATCTGTGTCCATCGTCTTCTTCACTATTTTCAGAGACTTTATGCCCATCAGCATGTTGTCACAGCCTGGCAAAAAAAGGAGAATAAGGGGAGGTGACTTTATAAACACATGAGATGTCTGCTTTTCACAcagattgctttttttccccccttcaggGTCTAGAATAAAATTATTGCACAGAGATCAATCATAATCGATTGCAGGAGTCAATGAATCAAAGAATGTAATGAATAATTGGATCTCTGTCAAAGGAATTGCTGTCCAGTCATAAGAGTCAGCCTTAATCAAGTCAGTCAAGTCAGAATATGAACAACTATTTGCTGTGTCAGAGGCCCTGCTGACTCTCTAGAGCACTTGAGGTTGACACAGTGAGAAGACTTAGGTGTGGAACCACCTAATTCAATTCCATTGGCCAAGATTTTATTGGGTAATTCAATTCTGCCTGCCAAGATTTTCCTGGGTACCTGCTGTGGACTTAGCTTTTAGTACTCTCCCAGAACAGTGCTAAGTAGTGAGgacaaaaattataatttcaacCCTACACCTTGAGGAGATGACCTTCTAGAGAAGGATTCTGGTCCTTGACCCTACTAGAACATTATAAAAGTTCTACTCCTCcctctattcatttattcatgaatgcatgcatgcatgtagCCAGCCAACTTTGGATACCTACAAAGGTACCACTCCATGAACCCTCACCTTTTGCCTAGACCACTGCATAGTCATCAGTTTGTCTCCCTGATTTTACTTTTGCTAATCTACAGTATGTTCTCCACAAAGCAGTAGGAGTgatctgtttaaaaatatgaataatgtgACTGAACTGTTAAACCATTTTCCCCACCAAACTTGGAATAAAATCCTAACCCCTTCCCTGGTCTAAAGCACCTACATGATTTggcctctccctgtctctgggcCTTGATTCTCCACTCTCCATCCCCTGGCACATAGCATGGTGATTACACTGGCTTTCCCTCTGTTCCAGCACATGAGATGGTTTCTGCCTTAGGGCTGTAGTGCCTACAATTCTTTCTGCCCAgagtcttcttttcctttatcttccCATGTCTGCTCCTATCCTTCACATCTCAGTTCCAGTCTCATCTCCTTAAGAGACTTCCCTGACCACTgtatctaaatttaaaatgatcTACAACAGCATCTCTCTTACTTCCTTGAGCTCCCTTATCGCGTTCTATAATGatgttatttgtttaaattactgGTGTGCTGTCCTCCCCACCAGACTCTAAGCTCCACAGAAGCAGGGCCTTTGCCCTCTGTTTTCTGTTATACTCTACTGCCTTCCTGAGAGCTTCTGGGGTTCAGCAACTATCTATGGAATTAATGAGGAAGACAGGTTCATTCAAGCAGGTGTTTTTCTAGGGTTTAAACGGTGCTGCACATCCAGAGTTGACTTTAGGTCTGTCTGAAGTAATAATAATTTgtgtgtagaatagataaacaagattgtactgtgtagcacagggaaatatatacaggatcctgtggtggctcacagagaaaaagaatgtgacgatgaatgtatgtatgttcatgtataactgaaaaatcgtgctctacactggaatttgacacaacattgtaaaatgactataactcaattaaaaaaagtttaaaaaaataaagtaaacgATTAACTtcaggtataaataaataaataaataaataaataaataaacgtaaaattaaataataacttGTGAAGCACTTGAAAgcttttatgatattttcaaatgcatcatttcatttaaaaacatgacacaacattgtcatcAAGGGACCATACGGCAGgaatggggttggggaggaagcTTAGCCTGGAAGAGCCGAGGCTCAGGAAGGTCATGCCCTTTCAGTGGTCAGGTCATCAGTGGCTGCTCCCAGAGGCCTTGCCAGGCCCAGACTTTGGGGCAAGCAGTGGAAGTCTCTCAGCCATCAGTTGCCACCATGTCCCCCTACTGACATGGATTGTGTCCCTGTGGCCTCTGGGTCAACTTTGTCCAGGTTGGCTTGGGTTATAGAAGCTACACccctggggaaggcagagaagtCTGGGCCTGCTGGGAACCTTAGAATAAGTTTCAAATATCTCAGCATGTGCAACATGGATAggcctggagatcgtcattctaagtgaggtaagccagaaagagaaagaaaaatatcatgtgatatcactcatatgtagaatctaaaaaaatatatcatatatcacttatatgtagactcttaaaaaaagataaatgaacttatatacaaaatagaaacagactcacagacagaaatcaaacttacggttatcatgggggaaaggaggggtggagagataaattgggggtttgagatttgcagatactaactactatatataaaatagatatacaacaagtttcttccgtatagcacagggaactatattcaatatcttattgtaaccgataatggaaaagaatatgaaaatgaatataagtatgtatatgtgtgactgaaactcAGCTAAGGGTGCCCTGAGCTGAGTCTGAGCTGGAAGGCAGGACCTGCCAGGAGACCTCCAGCGAGCCCCAGGGACATGGCGAATGGTGTGTGTGAGGTGGGATGGGCACATCTCTGGATGTGctaggagagggacagaggagggtaATGGACGCTCTGAGGCCTATTCACAGGGTGATGGGATAATCTGCCTTGACTGGGAAGCCCCTAGCCTGCCCATCCCTCTGAGAGGAAAGCCAGCAGGCTTCCAGCCCAGCCATGAGGGACTACATCTAAGAATAAGGCACATTCAATGTCCCACTAGtgagaaaatgttcatttaaaatacagcagaaggtggggatgggtatagctcagtggtggagcacatgcttaccatgcatgaggtcccattaaaaataaataaataaataagtaaataaacctaattaccaactcCCCAAAAAAggcctgggaaaaaaagaaacacagcagaAACTATTAACaggcatttgtctttctcctcctaCTCCTCCTTTCTAATGCAGAATCCTTGAAGAAATAGCAAACCAAAAGAGTGTTAAATGGTTTTGATCTGGGAAACATAGTTCCCGTTGGGAGGTGCGTGGGACCACAGAATGTCCCCGTGTGCTCCCTTTGGCTTCTCCTATCCCTTTGTAGAACCTGGACTGGGAGTCAGAGACCTGAGTGTCTGAACTCCAGCTCTGGTTCTCCTTGTGTCTCCTTAAAAGTCCCTTGGTCTATCCAGCCTTAGCTTTCCCAGCTGTAAAACGAGGGGTTTAGCCTAGATGCTCTATAGTTTCTTCAGGTGGATATTCCATAATTCTTATAAATTCCTCTTCTTTTGGAATTTGGGGAGAATATGCTTTCAGTGTTTGAGTAAAAGAATAAGTTAACAACTCTCGGCTGTGCTGCTCTTGAGAAGAGATAATTAGCAGGAGTAAAAGGTTGAGGAAggataggaaataaaaatggaaaaccttTGAGTCCAGCCAAGATGCGAATTATTTAAGTGAGACACTGACATTTTGcaaaccagagaaagaaaatctgcGGTTTACCCCTCAGGCAGTATTGCAGACAAGCAATTAGGATAGAATTTGGCTCAAGGCCTCAGAGtgaattcatatataaatatcacttatttgaatctttttaatatttttccccttATTTAACAGCAATACTCTCCAGACTTGATGAGACTTGTCCTTCCATTGGAGAATGACTCAATGGGAGTTATGTTTCAAAAACAGTGGTctgtcacagacacagaaaacaaactatggttaccaaaggggacagggtggaggagggataaattaggagtttgggattaacagacaccagtagtatatataaaattgataaataagaaggacctactgtatagcacagggaactatattcaatttcttataataacatataatggaaaagaatctgaaaaaaaatgtatgtatagggataactgaatcgctttgaaACTTATCTGAAACTAcccttcaataaaaacaaaacaaaacaaaacatggtctGGATATTAGTAGAGAATGAACTGGTGGAtagaggtgagggagaggggatgCAGGGAGATAGGTGAGAATCCGTAAGTATAATCCAGACGAGAAACATCCAAATAGTGATGGGCGTGAAAAAAATGGGCACGGAttcaagaacagaaaaagagaggtCAGGTCACTGATTAGGATGAGGATGCCAGGTGACAGACCAGACTTAAGGCTGCAGGGGATAGAAGGCATGAGACAGCAGCAGGGAAGAGCTGATATGCTGGGGGAGAAGAATGCTGAATTCACTAAAAAGAAGAGAATTCCTGTAAAACCATGAATATTTTGACTGCTTCTGGAAATTCTCTGTTGTTGAGCTTGACTTCTTCAGCCCCTGGAATTGTAGTCATGCTAATAAACATCTGTCAGTACTTATCAAGTGACAGGTATGACGTTCTAGACACAGGGATGACAAAAAGGACATCTTTCAGATGAGTCATCAGTGATAAAGCTTCAAGCTCTCACAATAAAATTGTCAATGTGGACTTCACTGTCCTAGAAATTAGGGCCAATTCATGCTTTTGGCCCACAGAATAAATTTCTGATGTCTCAGCATGGTACCCAAGGTCCTTTCATCTGACCTCCTCTTTGTCACTTCACTGGACTAGTCACCAGTCACCAGACTTGCCACTGAATGGGAAGGTTCACTCCACCCTGGAGCCAAAAGCCATCCGCTTAAACAACTTTGGGACCTTCTGTTGGTATCTGTAGTGATGGTACTGGAGGCATCCTCATCGACCATGGGCTTTCCAGCTGGATACACAGAAGTGCTGTGTGCATAGATGTTTGTGAACCCAGCGCAGTGACCTATGGGACTGTCCAGGAGGCAGCATAGGATAAGCTGTACCCATAGCTTTGGCGACACTGGCTCCATCAATGCAGcaacttctttgtgtgtgtgtgtgtgtacacgtaggtgtgcgcacacacacacacacacacacaagtattttTATACTCTCCTGCACTTACACCTGTGTGTAATAATTACATTACACACAAAACATGGTCTGGATATTAGCAGAGAATGAACTAGATAATAGATATTTGTAGTAGATACATCTGTTGCAATTTAGAGTCCTACAACTCTGAATGTTTTGTTCCACTCATCACAAACTAATGGACCTTGGGCATTGTCACAAATATGTTTTGTTTGGCTTCCAGTAGGTATTTTGcctgcttatttttttgtttgttttgttttgtttttaatgactttgACTATGAGGCATTTACATTTATACTACCTGAATGGATCCCAGAGGCATGCGAATTTGCAGCAACAGCCTTTCTTCCCTGAAACATGATCTAACAAAAGATGTGAGTTATTTAATTCAGCAGGGAGAGGGTTACTTGAGGCAGTGTGCATGCACCCTTcccaaaataggaaataaatcaaaTCTGCTATAATGCCTTGTTTTGACTGCCTTGAGAATTTTTCTTCACAAGGTATTTACAAGTTAAAGAGAGGTTAATACTCTTCTGATCCATACAAGAATGCAGCCTGTGGAATCTGCCAAAAACTGTTAGTTGAATAAATTCTCAATCTGGGTATCTGAGGCAATGGTGCTTTGCCATGAGTTGCCAAGTACAATGCGAAATTTCCCTTTACTTATAACAGTTATAGTACCAAAGACTTGGAGTGACTTTAAAGTATCAGTTAGATTGTACTCAAGTAACTTTCACTCACTGTGTCCTAaattgtgtgagagagagagaaagaaagaaaagagaaggaaagagagagaacaaaaagtaAGACAGAGTATGTATATGTTAGAATTAAGATTCTAAAAAATTTACCTTACCCCAGACATCCCTGGGATTGTGGCCTTCACGTGACCACCATCTGGGGATCATCTCTAAATAAAGGCTGAAGACTTGGAACAGCTCTACAGGAAATGGCTTAATTACAAAGCAATCTGCCTTATTCATTATCCCCGCAATCTGGCCCTTTGTAGTTGCCCAATAAATATTCCTATAATAAATGAGAACCACTCAGACAGATGTTAGAATTTTCTGGAAATCTCCTAAGACACAATGTTGACTTTTCCAAGGAAGTTATGTTACCCTCTCTCTCTAGGTTTTCTGAAGAAACTCTCTAAGATAGCACATAGGTAGGAATGAAGCTCCTGGTGTGAACTCTGGCAACCCTCCTGAGCCCATAATCCCATATTTGCCCACACAGGATGCTGACTTGAGTCTGAAGGATTTCTGGAAGTTCCCCAGCTGGCACAGCTGGCACAGTCCCAGCAGGCCACAGTTAGAAGATAGGAAGCCCTGTGGGAAGAAGATGGGTACTGGAAATTAACAGCACCAGCTCGGCTGGCCAGAATTCTAAGATTCCCACTCCATGGATATGCCCTACATAATCCCCTCCCCTTAAGTCAGGGCAGCACCTGTGACTGTGATGGTGCCCCTTGACTAGGTTATCAGGCAAAGATAAAGAGATTTTATAGATATGATTAAGGTGCCAAATCAGTTTGAGTTTATCAAAAGGAAGATGGTTATGGGTAGGCTTGACCTAAATCagataaaactctttaaaaaaaaaagggactgaGCACTTTTCAAAAAGAGGCACTCTCCTTCTGGCTTTGAAGGAACAATAGACACATTGTAAGCTGTCTGTGGAGAGGTGCAGCTGCTTGAAGCTGAgggcctcagtcctacaaccacaggaaagtgaattctgccaacaacgtccatgagcttggaagaggaccccAAGCTCCAGGTGAGAATGTGGCCCAGCCAACATCCTGATGCTGTGAGACTTTGAACAAAGCATCCAGAAACCTgacataataaatgtatgttgttttaaactgctaaatcTGTGgggatttgttacacagcattagaATAACTAATACAGCAGGGTGGGTAAATCTcagtggtatagctcagtggtatagcatatgcttagcatgctcaaggtcctgggtttagttcccaggacctccattaaaaagtaagtaaataaataaaaacctaattatttctccttccccccaccctccaatttttttttttttaaagaatgactaATATAGGCGTAGTTACTAGGAAATGCccaacagtgaaggaggggtacagt
This Camelus ferus isolate YT-003-E chromosome 10, BCGSAC_Cfer_1.0, whole genome shotgun sequence DNA region includes the following protein-coding sequences:
- the OLFML1 gene encoding LOW QUALITY PROTEIN: olfactomedin-like protein 1 (The sequence of the model RefSeq protein was modified relative to this genomic sequence to represent the inferred CDS: deleted 1 base in 1 codon); translation: MLALRQASAFRVLLLTAFLPPLQWAQDPAMVHYIYQRFRVLEQGLQKCTQATREYIQDFQEFSKNISVMLGRCQTYTSEYKSAVDNLALRVERAQREIDYLEYLREADACVESEEETLAEKLVQEAEEEKRIRTLLNASCDNMLMGIKSLKIVKKTMDTDGSWMKDAVSDSPKVYFLIGSRNNTVWEFANIRAFMEDSTKPGPRKLLLTHSWQGTGQVVYKGFLFFHSQGTRNEIIKYNLQKRTVEDRMLLSGGAGRALVYQHSPSTFIDLAVDEHGLWAIHSGPGIQSHLVLTKIEPDTLGMEHSWDTPCRSQDAEAAFLLCGVLYVVYSLGGQGPHRITCVYDTLGTVSEENLPNLFFPRRPRSHSMIHYNPRDKQLYAWNDGNQIIYKLQTKRKEPLE